The region TCGATACGCAGGTGACCAAGGCGGGCGTTGCGAAACTGAAGCGCGCCTTGCCGAACTGCCGCGTGCGGAACTAGCCCTACCCCTACGGCGCGGCGACGACCTGTTCGGCTTCCGCGCGGAGTTGCCGTAGTTCTTGATTGCCGGGGCGATGTTCTTGCATCCAGGCTTGCCCTTGGCGCAGTTGTTCTTGCGCGGCAGGTAAATCGCCTTGTTTGGCCAACGCCATCGCCAGCCAGAACATCGCTCGGCCGTTCGGCACGTTTTCCAAGGCCGACTGGCATTCCGCAAACATCTCTTGTCGATACCACGCAGCCGCCTCGGTAACGGCGTATTCATAATTGCGATCCGCGGCGTTGACGGCTCGTCGCGACAGTTGCGCCGCCAACTCCGCTTCGCGGAGTTCCGTTGCCGGGCATTCCACCAAGTACGTCGCGAATTGATCCAGGTATTCCGGGGGCGACAGCATGGAATCGAGCGCCTCGAAATGACGCTTGGCCTCCATCAATGCAGTGCGTCCACGCTCTTGATCGCCCGCCGCGAAGAACAGGCTACCGCAGCGGTATTCCATCAGCGCCGCTGATTGAAAGTGAGCGGGCAGCGCGCCTGGTTCCGTAAGCAGTTTCGCGAACAGTTGCCGCGACTCGTTGTAGTATTCCTGCTCGAGTTCGCCCGGCGTGCGCGAGGCCTGGGCCAGGTGGCTTTTCACCACCGCCAATCGATGCAGGTACGCCGGTTCCCCTTGCGCTTCGGTCAACAGTCTTTCGAGCTCATCCCTGGCGCCCGTGAAGTTGATTTGCGCGGCGGTAAGATCGTCCAAATCCAGTAAGACTTGCCCGAGCACATCCTTCGCCGCGGCCAACGATTCACGGTAAGGTGGTAAATCAGAATGACTCACTAACGCGGTGAAGACTTCGATCGCGTCCTCGGCAAGTTGCTTGGCGGCGGTAGTGTTGCCGAGTTGCAACTGCACCTGCGCGAGATCGGTCATAGTGAGCGCCAGGTTCTGTCGGTAGCCGGGCACTTCTCGAAACGTGTCGGCCAGGAGTTGATATTCCGCGCGAGCGCCGACATAAGCTTGAAGTTCGAGGTCACTATCCCCGAGCGCTCGTGAGGCAATGGCTTGCAGTACCAGGACCGACGCGCGATCGTTGCGGTAGCCAGCGTGACGCTCTTCCTGTCCGCTCAGCCAGGCCAGGCTCTTCGCCGCGTCGCCAAGCATGGTGGACGCTTCGAGGTACTTCCCACGCAACATCGCGATTTCGGCCGCAGCGGCAAAGAACTTCGCTTGCAGAGCTTCGTAGCGTGCGTCCGACGCCTGCGCATTTCTCCATGCGGATAGTTTGGTAGTCGCGTCGAGTGATAATCGCTCCGCCTCATCCAATCGCCCCTCCGCCGCCCAAAGGCTGGCACGATCGATCATCGCGGAAACCCACGCCTCGCGGAACTCGAACCGCTCGGGTTGCGCGCTCAACAACTGCTCGGCGATGGCAATCGCTTCGCCGTAGAGCTTGTCAGCTTCCTTGCGCTGATCGGTTTCGGCCAGCGTCATCGCGAGCTTGATGCGGCTGTTCGCGCGTTCCAGACGCAATTCCAGGGAGTCGAGCGTCAGTGTGTCGAGGAGATCGCGCGCGGTCCGATACGCTTCTTCCGCCTCCGGCTGTTGGTCGAGCATGCGCCGCACGTCGCCCAACCGCAGCTTCGTGCGGCCGCGTTCCAGTTCCAGCGCCGGATCGTCGTTGGCTTGCTCGGCGAAATCATCGTAATACGTGGCGGCCTTTTCCAGCAGTGCGCTGCGCCCTTTCTGCATATCCGGATACAGTTCAATCAACTCGCTGACTCCCGTCAGCCAGGCGTCGGTCGCCTCGCGGGACTGAGCCAAGCGGGCCACGGCCTGCCCGCGGCGTAGTTCCGCCTTCGCGCGCGATTGATTGATCA is a window of Planctomycetia bacterium DNA encoding:
- a CDS encoding protein kinase, producing the protein MSEPQETQPSDDLLDGIICEYLEAMERGEAVSQDAFLAKHPQFAPQLREFFSDWAGISDPDAGETSAGDVDASSTAPNAMLANLEDFELVREIGRGGMGQVFEARQKSLRRSVAIKAMSIGKTSARHGRLGAKAAERNTQELRGRFLREAEVTGGLQHPGIVPVYAVGAAEDGQPYYAMRLIEGESLHDAIEAFHAAVSPDEDFTRTRGLEFRKLLRRLIDVCNAIDYAHSQQVIHRDIKPRNVMLGRFGETLVVDWGLAKLATAKDANTGDTLPLIPLDQYTGTHHGSAVGTPAFMSPEQAAGELDRLGPASDVYSLGATLYCLLTGQPAFAGKDLLGIFEMIKRGEFPPPRAVRPAVPPALEAICLKAMSLERSSRYRSAIELADDLDRWLADEPLTAYQEPWLERCARWGRRHRTWLRAGVATLTLLAIGGSVAAWLINQSRAKAELRRGQAVARLAQSREATDAWLTGVSELIELYPDMQKGRSALLEKAATYYDDFAEQANDDPALELERGRTKLRLGDVRRMLDQQPEAEEAYRTARDLLDTLTLDSLELRLERANSRIKLAMTLAETDQRKEADKLYGEAIAIAEQLLSAQPERFEFREAWVSAMIDRASLWAAEGRLDEAERLSLDATTKLSAWRNAQASDARYEALQAKFFAAAAEIAMLRGKYLEASTMLGDAAKSLAWLSGQEERHAGYRNDRASVLVLQAIASRALGDSDLELQAYVGARAEYQLLADTFREVPGYRQNLALTMTDLAQVQLQLGNTTAAKQLAEDAIEVFTALVSHSDLPPYRESLAAAKDVLGQVLLDLDDLTAAQINFTGARDELERLLTEAQGEPAYLHRLAVVKSHLAQASRTPGELEQEYYNESRQLFAKLLTEPGALPAHFQSAALMEYRCGSLFFAAGDQERGRTALMEAKRHFEALDSMLSPPEYLDQFATYLVECPATELREAELAAQLSRRAVNAADRNYEYAVTEAAAWYRQEMFAECQSALENVPNGRAMFWLAMALAKQGDLPAAQEQLRQGQAWMQEHRPGNQELRQLRAEAEQVVAAP